Proteins encoded by one window of Paraburkholderia sprentiae WSM5005:
- the panC gene encoding pantoate--beta-alanine ligase, producing MKLIRSIDELRAQLRGQNRTAFVPTMGNLHEGHLSLVRLARQHGDPVVTSIFVNPLQFGPGEDFERYPRTLDADIEKLQKENVYVVFAPTERDLYPQPQEYRVQPPGGMGDMLEGEFRPGFFQGVCTVVMKLMVCAQPRVAVFGKKDYQQLMIVREMCKQFAMPTDVVAGETIRDCDGLALSSRNRFLTPEERVEAPMLYRLLNQIRDKILSGEKDIQGIERRAFSKLIDRGWQPDYISVRKQADLRSPTAQEVDAGKLVVVAAARLGNTRLIDNLEV from the coding sequence ATGAAATTGATTCGGTCCATCGACGAATTGCGCGCGCAGTTGCGCGGGCAAAACCGTACCGCATTCGTGCCGACTATGGGCAATCTTCACGAAGGGCATTTGTCGCTTGTTCGGCTAGCCCGGCAGCATGGGGATCCAGTCGTCACGAGCATCTTCGTCAATCCCCTGCAGTTCGGGCCGGGGGAAGATTTCGAGCGTTATCCGCGCACGCTGGATGCGGACATCGAGAAACTCCAGAAAGAGAACGTCTATGTCGTCTTTGCCCCCACGGAACGCGATTTATACCCGCAGCCACAAGAGTATCGAGTGCAGCCGCCGGGAGGCATGGGCGACATGTTGGAAGGTGAATTCCGGCCCGGTTTTTTCCAGGGCGTGTGCACGGTGGTGATGAAGCTGATGGTGTGCGCGCAACCGCGTGTGGCCGTCTTTGGAAAGAAGGACTACCAGCAATTGATGATCGTTCGGGAGATGTGCAAGCAATTCGCGATGCCCACGGACGTTGTCGCGGGCGAAACCATTCGCGATTGCGACGGTCTTGCGTTGTCCTCTCGCAATCGTTTCCTGACACCCGAAGAGCGAGTCGAGGCGCCAATGTTGTATCGGCTGCTGAATCAGATCCGCGACAAGATCCTGAGCGGGGAGAAAGATATTCAGGGAATCGAACGACGCGCGTTCTCCAAATTGATCGACCGAGGTTGGCAGCCGGACTACATTTCGGTGCGCAAGCAGGCCGATTTGCGGTCCCCGACCGCGCAGGAGGTCGATGCTGGCAAGCTTGTTGTCGTCGCGGCTGCGCGCCTCGGAAACACGCGACTGATCGATAACCTGGAAGTTTGA
- a CDS encoding 2-hydroxycarboxylate transporter family protein encodes MTSQTPDHSPATPAQRSESVTRFWPEGWWKLMEYRIGIIPLPVYFILLALITGFAVTGKIPGEISMAIAVLAFFGFTCAELGKRLPLLRNIGAAAICATFVPSALTYYHLLPKPILGLTTEFTKQSNFLYLFIASIIVGSILSMDRRVLIKGFLKIFVPLALGSLAACIVGIAVGSAFGLGARHTLLYIVVPIMAGGVGEGAIPLSVGYSEIMHLPQGELFAQVLPPVMLGSLTAIVLAGALDMLGKRFPHLTGDGRLQPGETDEMDPVQEEIRGHIDVTHIAAAGITAITLYLLGLMCRNLFGLPAPVAMLFLAVLVKLARAVSPQLQEGAFVVYKFFSTAVTYPLLFAIGVAMTPWDKLIAAFTVANIVTIVATVATLMGTGFLVARRLKLYPIDTAIVNACHSGQGGTGDVAILTAANRMQLMPFAQIATRIGGAIVVTVTLIVLAHIG; translated from the coding sequence ATCACCTCACAAACACCGGATCACTCACCGGCGACGCCCGCGCAGCGGTCCGAAAGCGTCACCCGATTCTGGCCCGAAGGCTGGTGGAAGCTGATGGAATACAGAATCGGCATCATCCCTCTGCCGGTTTATTTCATTCTGCTCGCGCTAATCACGGGGTTCGCGGTGACGGGCAAGATCCCGGGCGAAATTTCCATGGCGATCGCGGTGCTGGCGTTCTTCGGCTTTACCTGCGCCGAGTTGGGCAAGCGCCTGCCGCTTCTGCGCAATATCGGCGCGGCCGCGATCTGTGCGACCTTCGTGCCTTCCGCGCTCACTTACTATCATCTGTTGCCCAAGCCGATCCTCGGCCTCACGACCGAGTTCACGAAGCAGAGCAATTTCCTTTATCTGTTCATCGCGTCGATCATCGTCGGCAGTATTCTCAGTATGGACCGACGCGTGCTGATCAAGGGCTTTCTCAAGATCTTCGTGCCGCTCGCGCTGGGCTCGCTGGCCGCATGCATCGTCGGAATTGCAGTCGGTTCGGCATTCGGACTCGGCGCGCGGCATACGCTGCTGTATATCGTCGTGCCGATCATGGCGGGGGGTGTCGGTGAAGGCGCTATTCCGCTATCAGTGGGCTATTCAGAAATCATGCATCTGCCGCAGGGCGAGCTGTTTGCACAAGTCTTGCCACCGGTGATGCTCGGCAGCCTCACCGCTATCGTTCTCGCCGGCGCGCTCGACATGCTCGGCAAGCGCTTTCCTCATCTCACCGGCGACGGACGCCTGCAACCCGGCGAGACGGACGAGATGGATCCTGTCCAGGAGGAGATTCGCGGTCATATCGACGTGACGCATATCGCGGCGGCCGGCATCACGGCGATCACGCTGTACCTGCTCGGCTTGATGTGCCGCAATCTCTTCGGTCTGCCCGCGCCGGTTGCCATGCTGTTCCTCGCGGTGCTGGTCAAGCTGGCGCGCGCAGTCTCGCCGCAGTTGCAGGAGGGCGCATTCGTCGTCTATAAGTTCTTTTCGACCGCGGTGACGTATCCGCTGCTGTTCGCGATCGGCGTCGCCATGACGCCATGGGACAAGCTGATCGCTGCGTTCACGGTGGCCAATATCGTGACGATCGTCGCGACCGTGGCGACACTGATGGGCACCGGGTTTCTGGTTGCACGCCGGCTCAAGCTCTACCCTATCGATACGGCGATCGTGAATGCATGCCATAGCGGCCAGGGCGGAACAGGCGACGTCGCGATCCTCACGGCGGCGAACCGCATGCAACTGATGCCCTTCGCGCAGATCGCCACGCGCATCGGCGGCGCGATCGTCGTCACGGTGACGCTGATCGTGCTCGCACATATCGGTTGA
- a CDS encoding electron transfer flavoprotein-ubiquinone oxidoreductase codes for MAESNQQGYGPRESMEYDVVIVGGGPAGLSAAIRLKQLAAEKNVEIGVCVLEKGSEIGAHILSGAVMDPRALNELMPDWKERNAPLNVPVTEDRFLFLSETRAKSVPNWALPENFKNHGNYVISLANVTRWLGQQAEALGVEIFPGFPAAEVLYNEDGSVKGVATGNVGIGKDGEPTGNFQLGMELHAKYTLFGEGCRGHLGRQLNDNFKLGNNADPQVYGIGIKELWEIDPAKHQPGLVIHTAGWPLKPDTYGGSFLYHIDNNQVMVGFVVGLAYRNPYLSPFEEFQRYKTHPEIRGFLEGGKRVSYGARAITAGGLMSLPKLVFPGGALVGDDAGFLNASLIKGSHAAIKTGMLAAHAAFDALQAGRHHDELAAYPEAFKQSWLYRELYKARNFKQWMSKGLYLGSLMVGIEQKLLGGNVPWTLRHQHRDHETLKPASQCQPIEYPKPDGKLTFDRLSSVFISNTNHEENQPAHLTLRDTSVPVNVNLRTYAGPESRFCPAGVYEYVKDDQQEDRLQINAQNCVHCKTCDIKDPTQNIVWVTPEGGGGPNYPNM; via the coding sequence ATGGCGGAAAGCAATCAGCAAGGTTACGGACCGCGCGAGTCGATGGAATACGACGTGGTAATCGTCGGCGGCGGTCCCGCAGGCCTGTCCGCGGCGATCCGCCTGAAGCAGCTGGCAGCCGAAAAAAACGTCGAGATCGGCGTCTGCGTGCTGGAAAAAGGCTCAGAGATTGGTGCGCATATCCTTTCCGGCGCTGTCATGGACCCGCGCGCACTCAACGAACTCATGCCCGACTGGAAGGAGCGGAATGCGCCGTTGAACGTGCCCGTGACCGAAGACAGATTCCTTTTCCTTTCGGAAACGCGTGCGAAGTCGGTGCCGAACTGGGCATTGCCGGAGAACTTCAAGAACCACGGCAACTACGTGATCAGCCTCGCGAACGTCACGCGCTGGCTGGGCCAGCAGGCCGAGGCGCTAGGCGTGGAGATCTTTCCGGGCTTTCCGGCCGCTGAAGTTCTCTACAACGAGGACGGTTCGGTCAAGGGCGTCGCCACCGGCAACGTGGGCATTGGCAAAGACGGCGAGCCCACCGGGAACTTCCAACTCGGGATGGAGCTGCACGCGAAGTACACGCTGTTCGGCGAAGGTTGCCGCGGTCACCTTGGCCGCCAGCTCAACGACAATTTCAAACTCGGCAACAACGCCGACCCGCAGGTCTACGGCATCGGCATCAAGGAGCTGTGGGAGATCGATCCTGCGAAACACCAGCCGGGTCTCGTGATCCACACGGCCGGCTGGCCGCTGAAGCCGGACACCTATGGCGGCTCATTTTTGTACCACATCGACAACAACCAGGTGATGGTGGGTTTTGTCGTTGGTCTGGCTTATCGGAACCCCTATCTTTCGCCGTTCGAGGAGTTCCAGCGCTACAAGACGCACCCGGAAATCCGCGGATTCCTCGAAGGCGGCAAGCGCGTGTCGTATGGTGCGCGCGCAATCACCGCCGGCGGCTTGATGTCATTGCCGAAGCTCGTATTCCCGGGCGGTGCGCTCGTCGGCGACGATGCGGGTTTCCTGAATGCCTCGCTTATCAAAGGCAGCCACGCGGCGATCAAGACCGGCATGCTGGCCGCGCATGCCGCGTTCGATGCGCTGCAGGCGGGCCGCCACCACGATGAACTGGCGGCCTACCCGGAAGCGTTCAAGCAGTCGTGGCTCTACAGGGAGCTGTACAAGGCGCGCAACTTCAAGCAGTGGATGAGCAAAGGCCTGTACCTCGGCTCGCTGATGGTGGGCATCGAGCAGAAGCTGCTCGGCGGCAATGTGCCGTGGACGCTGCGTCACCAGCATCGCGATCACGAAACGCTCAAGCCCGCGTCGCAGTGTCAGCCGATCGAGTATCCAAAGCCTGACGGCAAACTAACGTTCGATCGTCTGTCGTCCGTGTTCATTTCGAATACGAACCACGAGGAGAATCAGCCGGCGCACCTCACGCTCAGGGACACAAGTGTGCCAGTGAACGTGAATCTGCGAACTTATGCGGGCCCAGAATCCCGCTTCTGTCCAGCAGGCGTCTACGAGTATGTGAAGGACGATCAGCAAGAGGACCGTCTGCAAATCAATGCGCAGAATTGCGTGCACTGCAAGACCTGCGACATCAAGGACCCGACACAGAACATCGTGTGGGTCACGCCGGAAGGCGGCGGTGGGCCGAACTATCCAAACATGTGA
- a CDS encoding SRPBCC family protein — MKSPLRWIVAILAAFTVIALLGLRLPEFVNLTTKIVTVISIKRPDAVVFDYVTTPSHWPDWHPSSLSVSGATDHSLSVGEQVTEEFRVAGRRGSVVWTAAVRDRPRKWVIVGTIDGKSAGTVTYTLTPVASGTRFEREFVYRAPSLWFAAVNVLFVRARIQQESDEAVARLKKTLETANGQ, encoded by the coding sequence ATGAAATCGCCATTGAGATGGATCGTTGCGATCCTGGCAGCCTTTACGGTCATTGCTTTGCTTGGCCTGCGGTTGCCTGAGTTCGTCAACCTTACGACGAAGATTGTCACGGTGATCTCGATCAAGCGACCGGACGCGGTCGTTTTTGACTACGTGACGACACCGTCGCACTGGCCGGATTGGCACCCGTCGTCGCTATCGGTAAGCGGAGCGACCGATCACTCGTTAAGCGTTGGCGAACAAGTTACGGAAGAATTTCGCGTCGCGGGTCGTCGGGGGAGCGTCGTCTGGACGGCTGCGGTGCGGGACCGTCCGCGCAAATGGGTAATTGTCGGAACCATAGATGGCAAGTCCGCCGGCACAGTGACTTACACGCTGACGCCTGTAGCGTCCGGGACGCGATTCGAGCGTGAGTTCGTGTACCGCGCACCATCGCTTTGGTTTGCGGCGGTGAATGTCTTGTTCGTGCGTGCGCGAATCCAGCAAGAATCAGACGAGGCAGTCGCGCGGCTGAAGAAAACGTTGGAAACGGCCAACGGGCAATGA
- a CDS encoding ABC transporter substrate-binding protein: MQPKSSAFRHVAVASSLLFSLASQHAAAADSSKITIMVGGITKLIYLPARLTEQLGYFKDEGLDVELLSQPAGVDAENELLAGAVQAVVGFYDHTIDLQTKGKDVKAIVVFGQVPGEVEMVSTKAAETVKSMADVKGKTLGVTGLGSSTSFLTQYLAGQHGIQSTEYTMLPVGADASFIAAIKQGRIDAGMTTEPTVSALQKSGEAKVLVDMRSVEGTKAALGGTYPASSLYVQAAWADSHKVEATRLAHAFVRTMQFIHTHSAEEIAAKMPDDYQKDKPLYVSALKASLPMYTADGKMPADGPATVLKVLSAFNPSVKGKHVELGKTYTNEFVTSK, translated from the coding sequence ATGCAACCGAAGTCCAGTGCGTTTCGTCATGTCGCTGTTGCTTCCAGCCTGTTGTTCAGCCTTGCCTCGCAGCATGCGGCAGCCGCGGACAGCAGCAAGATTACGATCATGGTGGGCGGTATCACCAAGCTGATCTACCTGCCGGCTCGACTGACCGAACAGCTTGGGTACTTCAAGGACGAGGGGCTCGATGTCGAGTTGCTGTCGCAGCCTGCCGGCGTCGATGCTGAAAACGAACTACTGGCCGGTGCCGTTCAGGCCGTGGTCGGGTTCTACGACCATACGATCGATCTGCAAACCAAAGGCAAGGACGTCAAAGCAATCGTCGTATTCGGGCAAGTGCCGGGCGAGGTCGAAATGGTATCGACCAAGGCGGCCGAAACGGTTAAATCGATGGCGGACGTGAAGGGCAAGACGCTTGGTGTCACTGGCCTCGGCTCTTCAACAAGCTTCCTGACGCAATACCTTGCCGGACAGCACGGCATCCAGTCCACGGAATACACGATGCTGCCGGTGGGCGCTGACGCCAGCTTCATCGCGGCGATCAAACAAGGCCGCATCGACGCCGGCATGACGACCGAGCCGACTGTCTCGGCATTGCAGAAGTCCGGCGAAGCGAAAGTGCTCGTCGACATGCGCTCGGTCGAAGGCACGAAGGCGGCGTTGGGCGGCACCTATCCGGCGTCGAGTCTCTACGTGCAGGCTGCATGGGCCGATTCGCACAAGGTCGAAGCAACCAGGCTCGCGCATGCATTCGTTCGCACGATGCAATTCATCCACACGCATAGCGCAGAAGAAATCGCTGCGAAGATGCCCGACGACTATCAGAAAGACAAACCGCTCTACGTGAGCGCGCTGAAGGCATCGCTGCCGATGTACACAGCGGACGGCAAGATGCCGGCCGACGGTCCGGCTACCGTGCTCAAGGTGCTGTCGGCGTTCAATCCGTCGGTCAAGGGCAAGCACGTGGAGTTGGGCAAAACGTATACGAACGAGTTCGTCACCTCCAAATAA
- a CDS encoding porin, with amino-acid sequence MKKKYLSLAVAVSALGAGGAHAQSSVQLYGLMDLSFPTYRTHADANGNHVIGMGNDGEPWFSGSRWGMQGAEDIGGGSKIIFRLESEFVVANGQMEDPGQIFDRDAWVGIENDTFGKITAGFQNTIARDAAAIYGDPYGSAKLRYEEGGWTNSNNFKQMIFYAASATGTRYNNGVAWKKLFSNGIFASAGYAFGNSTSFGSNANYQAALGYNGGPFNVSGFYSHVNREGNTNQSFSVGGNYTFGILRANAGYFRYLGNQGALGQRQDNAWTVSLKLSPKGPLDYQLGYQQMRVKNAAYNTDGDIPNANIGAFDAASGLHNGYKETLYWSAFYHLSKRTELYLAGDYMRLHGGYTVGTTFGATNQLELTTGVRTRF; translated from the coding sequence TTGAAGAAAAAGTATCTTTCGCTGGCTGTCGCGGTCAGCGCACTGGGGGCAGGCGGCGCGCACGCGCAGTCGAGCGTGCAGCTTTACGGCCTGATGGACCTGAGCTTTCCGACTTATCGCACGCATGCTGATGCGAACGGCAATCACGTCATCGGCATGGGCAACGACGGCGAACCCTGGTTCAGCGGCAGCCGCTGGGGCATGCAGGGTGCAGAGGACATCGGCGGTGGTTCCAAGATCATCTTCCGGCTCGAGAGCGAATTCGTCGTGGCCAACGGCCAAATGGAAGATCCGGGTCAGATTTTCGACCGTGACGCATGGGTCGGTATTGAGAACGACACGTTCGGCAAGATTACGGCAGGCTTCCAGAACACCATTGCACGCGATGCAGCGGCGATCTACGGTGACCCGTATGGCAGCGCGAAGCTGAGGTACGAAGAGGGCGGCTGGACGAACTCGAACAACTTCAAGCAGATGATTTTCTACGCGGCCAGCGCGACCGGCACGCGTTATAACAACGGCGTCGCGTGGAAGAAGCTGTTCAGCAACGGCATCTTCGCGAGTGCGGGTTACGCGTTCGGCAACTCGACGAGTTTCGGCTCCAACGCCAACTATCAGGCTGCGCTGGGTTATAACGGCGGCCCGTTCAACGTGTCGGGCTTCTATAGCCACGTGAACCGCGAAGGCAACACGAACCAGTCGTTCTCGGTTGGCGGCAACTATACGTTCGGTATTCTGCGCGCCAATGCAGGGTACTTCCGCTACCTCGGAAATCAGGGCGCGCTGGGTCAACGTCAGGATAACGCGTGGACCGTGTCGCTCAAGCTGTCGCCGAAAGGTCCGCTCGATTACCAGCTCGGCTATCAGCAGATGCGTGTGAAGAATGCCGCGTACAACACCGACGGCGATATTCCGAACGCGAACATCGGTGCCTTCGATGCGGCTTCGGGCCTGCACAACGGCTACAAGGAAACCCTGTACTGGTCGGCGTTTTATCACCTGTCCAAGCGCACTGAACTGTATCTGGCCGGCGACTATATGAGACTGCATGGCGGCTATACGGTCGGCACCACCTTCGGTGCGACGAACCAGCTCGAACTGACCACGGGTGTGCGTACCCGATTCTGA
- a CDS encoding methyl-accepting chemotaxis protein: protein MFNNTTIRTALTVIIAGYTAALMSVIAISVAGLKTTNAALEKMYSEETVAMRHLAASGEALLNVRVDLGAYETLVAQGKPTDAVLARVHAGLADSDRELAAYLVQPSSNDEEKALTDTLRAKREQLMKQVLLPEVTALDQNDFITFRTTERQAPEAVFSDYKRAELALQNLQMQHEATRFESAQQYFRLLCWTFAAIGLVALLLGLFTRFMVKASIVGPINAVIQHFERIAAGDLTGKIAGVRANEMGRLMAALARMQESLVAAVGQVRFGTAAIAHGVREIASGNADLSTRTEQQAATLQETAASMEQLTATVRQNADNARQASTLAENASQTAARGGEVVDQVIDVIAEMSLGSNKIVDIIGAIEGIAFQTNILALNAAVEAARAGDEGRGFAVVAGEVRALAQRSAAAAKEIRELIVSSVAKVENGSEFAIRAGATMAEIVSAARNVTRIVSEISVASEEQSRGIEQISRAVTHMDKATQQNAALVEQAATAAASLQEQAGVLDRAVAVFRMTEPLASARLNTGKGAEPVSTLSHVYA from the coding sequence ATGTTCAACAATACGACTATCAGAACCGCGCTCACGGTGATCATTGCCGGCTACACAGCCGCGTTGATGTCCGTCATCGCAATATCCGTCGCTGGTTTGAAGACCACCAACGCGGCGCTCGAAAAGATGTACAGCGAAGAGACGGTTGCGATGCGCCACCTCGCCGCGAGCGGTGAGGCACTGTTGAACGTGCGTGTCGATCTCGGCGCCTACGAAACGCTCGTGGCGCAGGGAAAGCCTACCGACGCGGTGCTCGCGCGCGTCCATGCCGGGCTTGCGGACAGCGATCGCGAACTGGCGGCCTATCTCGTGCAGCCTTCGTCGAACGACGAGGAGAAAGCGCTGACCGACACGCTGCGCGCCAAGCGCGAGCAGTTGATGAAACAGGTGCTGCTGCCCGAAGTCACGGCGCTCGATCAGAACGATTTCATCACGTTCCGGACGACGGAACGCCAGGCGCCCGAGGCGGTGTTCAGCGACTATAAGCGTGCGGAACTTGCGCTGCAGAACCTTCAGATGCAGCACGAGGCGACACGCTTCGAATCAGCTCAGCAGTATTTTCGTCTGCTGTGCTGGACGTTCGCTGCGATCGGGCTTGTCGCGCTGCTGCTTGGCCTGTTCACGCGCTTCATGGTGAAGGCATCGATCGTTGGGCCGATCAACGCGGTAATCCAGCACTTCGAACGCATTGCGGCAGGCGACCTCACGGGCAAGATCGCCGGCGTGCGCGCCAACGAAATGGGTCGCCTGATGGCCGCGCTTGCGCGCATGCAGGAGAGTCTCGTCGCCGCGGTCGGTCAGGTTCGTTTCGGCACGGCGGCAATCGCGCACGGCGTGCGCGAGATCGCGAGCGGCAATGCGGATCTGTCGACGCGCACCGAACAGCAGGCGGCGACCCTGCAGGAGACCGCCGCGAGCATGGAGCAATTGACGGCGACGGTCAGGCAGAACGCCGACAACGCGCGGCAGGCCAGCACGCTCGCCGAAAACGCGTCGCAAACCGCGGCGCGTGGCGGCGAAGTGGTCGATCAGGTCATCGACGTGATCGCAGAGATGTCGTTGGGGTCGAACAAGATCGTCGATATTATTGGTGCGATCGAAGGTATCGCTTTTCAGACCAACATACTCGCACTGAATGCGGCCGTGGAAGCAGCACGTGCTGGCGACGAGGGGCGTGGATTCGCCGTGGTGGCGGGTGAAGTGCGTGCTTTGGCGCAGCGCTCGGCGGCCGCGGCGAAAGAGATCAGGGAACTGATCGTCAGTTCGGTGGCGAAGGTCGAGAATGGATCCGAATTCGCGATTCGCGCCGGCGCGACCATGGCGGAGATCGTGAGTGCCGCGCGCAACGTGACGCGTATCGTGAGCGAAATCAGCGTGGCTTCCGAGGAACAGTCGCGGGGGATCGAGCAGATCAGCCGCGCGGTGACGCACATGGACAAGGCGACCCAGCAGAATGCCGCGCTGGTCGAGCAGGCCGCGACTGCTGCGGCGTCGCTGCAGGAGCAGGCGGGCGTGCTCGACCGCGCGGTCGCGGTGTTCCGGATGACCGAGCCGCTCGCTTCTGCCAGACTGAACACCGGGAAGGGGGCTGAGCCAGTTTCCACACTTTCGCACGTGTACGCATGA